The following coding sequences are from one Corticium candelabrum chromosome 20, ooCorCand1.1, whole genome shotgun sequence window:
- the LOC134195396 gene encoding dynein light chain 2, cytoplasmic, whose translation MSEGRKAVIKNADMSEDMQQDAVECATQAIEKHNIEKDIAAAIKKEFDKKYNPTWHCVVGRNFGSYVTHETKHFIYFYLGQVAILLFKSG comes from the coding sequence ATGAGCGAGGGACGAAAGGCCGTAATCAAGAACGCAGACATGTCCGAGGACATGCAACAAGACGCCGTTGAATGTGCCACTCAAGCGATCGAAAAGCACAACATCGAGAAAGACATAGCCGCCGCCATCAAGAAAGAGTTCGACAAGAAGTACAACCCAACGTGGCATTGTGTCGTCGGTCGCAATTTCGGATCGTACGTCACGCACGAGACGAAACACTTCATCTACTTCTACTTGGGACAGGTTGCTATTCTACTATTCAAGTCTGGGTAG
- the LOC134195631 gene encoding zinc phosphodiesterase ELAC protein 1-like: protein MELTFLGTGSCYPTPTRGVSCIALKHEAQCWLFDCGEGSQIQLMKSNVKPGRIRKIFITHLHGDHLFGLPGLLCTISQNSSADREPVELYGPVGLRRFIRVALELSRSLLGFNYIVHELVPLDDAIAVAERLPESDKLWQPRHDAEGLCHPNEIPGGRMISCDSSNIWHIGNFGALSIAAAPLSHRVPCFGYCISESEIPGKLNVELLRSKGILPGPLYGKLKNGEAIVAPNGEIVTTEEALGPPTPGRKIVILGDTSESIRITSIAQNCDVLVHEATNEDELQETTIKNGHSTPTMAGQFATKVNAATLILTHVSQRYKTNSSTLGDGEVPVAKLAKQASACFTGKVIVAEDLFCFSIPLKRR, encoded by the exons ATGGAGTTGACGTTTTTGGGTACAGGATCGTGTTATCCTACACCGACTAGAGGAGTCTCGTGTATTGCTCTGAAGCATG AGGCGCAATGCTGGCTGTTTGACTGTGGGGAGGGTAGTCAAATACAACTGATGAAGAGCAACGTAAAACCAGGAAGGATAAGAAAAATTTTTATCACTCATCTCCACGGCGATCAT CTGTTTGGATTACCAG GCTTGTTGTGCACTATCAGTCAGAATTCGTCTGCAGACCGAGAGCCGGTTGAATTGTATGGACCTGTTGGACTGAGACGATTTATTCGAGTTGCACTCGAGCTTTCTCGATCTCTTCTGGGATTCAACTACATTGTCCACGAACTTGTTCCACTAGATGATGCTATTGCAGTAGCAGAGAGACTGCCAGAG AGTGACAAACTGTGGCAACCTCGTCATGATGCTGAAGGTCTGTGTCATCCAAACGAGATACCCGGTGGTCGTATGATTTCCTGTGACAGCTCGAACATATGGCACAT TGGAAATTTTGGTGCTCTTTCTATTGCTGCTGCTCCATTAAGTCATAGAGTTCCTTGCTTTGGTTATTGTATATCTGAGTCTGAAATTCCAGGCAA aCTAAACGTTGAGCTATTGAGGTCGAAGGGCATTTTACCTGGTCCTCTCTATGGCAAGCTGAAGAATGGTGAAGCTATTGTAGCACCGAATGGAGAAATC gTAACTACTGAAGAGGCACTGGGACCACCAACACCAGGAAGGAAAATCG TCATTTTGGGTGACACATCGGAATCAATACGGATAACTTCCATTGCTCAGAATTGTGACGTTCTTGTGCATGAGGCAACAAATGAAGATGAACTCCAAGAAACAACAATCAAGAACGGCCACTCCACTCCGA CCATGGCTGGTCAATTTGCAACCAAAGTCAATGCTGCAACACTCATTTTAACTCACGTCAGTCAACGATATAAAACGAACTCGAGCACTCTCGGG GATGGAGAGGTGCCTGTTGCGAAGTTGGCAAAACAAGCATCTGCTTGCTTTACTGGGAAAGTGATAGTCGCAGAAGACTTATTCTGCTTTAGTATACCCCTGAAAAGACGTTAA
- the LOC134195638 gene encoding dolichyl-diphosphooligosaccharide--protein glycosyltransferase subunit 1-like: MARLCRQFLALAALLSTCWVMANGVVNGDLVILKSERTIDATSHLVKIKTIFTVENTGTKAADHVHFVLDSKHADSLAYIGAVMESQDGESDDDIALRVVPEEAGKSLKDGSLYSIQLTSPLATAASVELTVETVFADLLEAHPSQITQSEKQLVRYRGSHYIYSPYKIKSQSTTVKLASSSVIQYSKQLQPVKQSDSTIDYGPYDDIDAFTKDDKLVVHYEHNGPFLTVIRMERVIEVSHWGNIAVEETYHMRHTGAILKGPFSRYDYQRNPTASGTSSIRNFKTLLPASATDVYYRDEIGNISTSHMLPKDDAVELEITPRFPLFGGWQTEYYMGYNVPSYEYLYYSGSHYKLKMRVVDHIYDDQRVQDFLLQIILPERASNIKFSAPFSLSDEQHSLHFTYLDIVGRPVVTVRGKNLVEQHIQEFELDYDFHGIFLLQEPLLVVLAFYLLFTFVIAVARMDFSITMNAATEACLKAASRVEHVQSLVDQVLATYGDYSEALDNLKTSRDTKKFQNTKKQLDSRLKTVAGELPDVEKELRLLDADAADKVHKLGDKFRDYVGTLKDVTQLTEQLVNDKIKKEVFFEREKSVKQKQESIVNEIQALQRGL, translated from the exons ATGGCAAGGCTTTGCCGGCAATTCCTTGCGCTTGCCGCTCTTCTTTCGACGTGTTGGGTGATGGCCAACGGCGTCGTCAACGGAGATCTGGTGATTTTGAAGAGCGAGCGCACGATCGACGCGACAAGTCATTTAGTGAAAATCAAGACCATTTTCACAGTCGAGAATACGGGGACTAAAGCCGCCGACCACGTTCACTTCGTTCTCGACTCCAAACATGCTGATTCTCTTGCCTACATTGGagctgtg ATGGAGAGCCAGGATGGCGAGTCTGATGATGACATTGCGCTCCGTGTTGTTCCTGAGGAAGCAGGAAAGAGTTTGAA GGATGGATCACTGTATAGTATACAGTTGACATCACCACTAGCTACGGCTGCGTCGGTGGAATTAACAGTCGAGACCGTGTTTGCAGATCTCTTGGAGGCACATCCATCGCAAATCACTCAATCAGAGAAACAACTCGTTCGTTATCGTGGCAGCCACTACATCTACTCACCATACAAGATAAAATCACAGTCAACGACAGTGAAGCTCGCATCATCCTCGGTGATACAATACAGTAAGCAGCTGCAGCCGGTGAAGCAGAGCGACAGTACGATTGATTACGGTCCGTATGATGACATTGACGCGTTTACGAAGGACGACAAGTTGGTTGTTCATTACGAGCATAATGGACCGTTTTTGACTGTCATAAGGATGGAAAGGGTGATCGAGGTGTCGCACTGGGGTAACATAGCTGTTGAAGAAACATATCACATGAGACATACTGGAGCCATTCTGAAAG GGCCATTTTCACGGTACGACTACCAGAGGAACCCAACAGCCAGTGGCACTTCCTCCATCCGCAACTTCAAAACCTTACTCCCAGCCTCAGCCACCGACGTCTATTACCGAGACGAAATCGGCAACATCTCAACAAGCCACATGCTACCAAAGGACGATGCCGTCGAGCTTGAAATCACACCACGATTCCCGTTGTTCGGTGGCTGGCAGACCGAATACTACATGGGATACAACGTTCCCAGCTATGAGTATCTCTACTATTCTGGTAGTCACTATAAACTCAAGATGCGTGTTGTTGATCATATCTACGACGATCAGCGTGTTCAAGACTTTTTGTTGCAAATTATATTGCCCGAACGAGCGTCGAATATCAAGTTCTCTGCGCCGTTTTCGCTCAGCGACGAACAGCACTCATTGCATTTTACGTACTTGGACATCGTGGGGAGGCCGGTTGTTACTGTTAGAGGCAAGAACTTGGTTGAACAGCATATACAAGAGTTTGAG ttgGATTACGACTTCCACGGGATCTTCTTACTTCAGGAGCCGCTCTTGGTTGTGCTTGCATTCTACCTGCTGTTTACATTTGTCATTGCGGTCGCTCGTATGGATTTCTCCATCACAATG AATGCTGCCACTGAGGCTTGTCTGAAGGCTGCTAGTCGTGTGGAACATGTGCAGTCACTTGTTGATCAAGTGTTGGCGACTTATGGGGATTATAGTGAAGCACTTGATAATTTGAAGACGAGTAGGGACACCAAGAAGTTTCAGAACACGAAGAAGCAGTTGGATAGTCGATTGAAGACGGTTGCTGGTGAGCTGCCCGATGTAGAGAAAGAGCTACGACTGCTAGATGCGGATGCTGCTGATAAG GTCCACAAGCTAGGAGACAAGTTCAGGGATTACGTAGGTACTTTGAAGGATGTCACTCAGTTAACTGAACAGTTGGTGAACGACAAGATAAAGAAAGAAGTTTTCTTCGAGCGTGAAAAATCTGTGAAACAGAAGCAAGAATCGATTGTCAATGAAATCCAAGCTCTTCAGAGGGGACTATGA